A region from the Macrobrachium rosenbergii isolate ZJJX-2024 chromosome 32, ASM4041242v1, whole genome shotgun sequence genome encodes:
- the LOC136855687 gene encoding putative RNA-binding protein Luc7-like 2 isoform X4, translating to MDLGECYKIHDLALRADYEQASLTKDYFYDIDAMEHLQSFITDCDRRTESAKKRLAETQEELSAEVAAKMNKVHDLAEQIGKKLAKAEALGADGMVEESMKLMEEVEDLRKTKAAAEHEYRNSMPASSYQQQKLRVCEVCSAYLGIHDNDRRLADHFGGKLHLGFIKIREKLEELKKTVESRKEKRREEWEMERSSRYGGEAGEYDFARENERERERYRDNERDRRDRYRDSDREKRRRRSRSRSRSRDRRRRRSRSRDRHYRSHSRSRSRDRRNRESSRSSRSRRTRSRERRTRSRDRSQSKDRSSRDKIVRDIEEKKVLPDLPEEGEVQDRRDESLEQGEIRDDHDGVE from the exons ATGGATTTAGGGGAGTGCTACAAAATTCATGACTTGGCCCTTCGAGCTGACTATGAACAGGCTTCATTGACCAAGGACTACTTCTATGATATTGAC GCTATGGAGCACTTGCAGTCTTTCATCACAGACTGCGACCGCCGTACAGAATCAGCCAAGAAGCGTTTAGCTGAGACCCAAGAGGAGCTTAGTGCTGAGGTGGCAGCCAAAATGAACAAAGTTCATGACTTGGCAGAGCAAATTGGGAAGAAGTTGGCAAAAGCTGAAGCTCTTGGTGCTGATGGAATGGTTGAG gaAAGTATGAAACTTATGGAAGAAGTTGAAGATCTGCGTAAGACAAAAGCTGCAGCTGAACATGAGTATCGTAATTCGATGCCAGCCTCTAGCTATCAGCAGCAAAAATTACGAGTCTGTGAAGTGTGTTCAGCGTATTTAGGCATACATGATAATGACCGAAGGTTAGCAGATCACTTTGGTGGCAAACTTCATCTTGGATTTATAAAGATCAGGGAGAAATTGGAAGAACTCAAA aaaaCTGTCGAAAGCAGGAAAGAGAAGCGCAGAGAGGAGTGGGAGATGGAGCGCAGTTCACGCTATGGTGGAGAGGCTGGTGAATATGATTTCGCCAG AGAGAACGAGAGGGAACGAGAGCGATACCGTGATAATGAAAGAGATCGTAGGGATAGATACAGAGACAGTGATAGAGAGAAGAGGAGACGTAGGTCAAGATCAAGATCACGATCACGAGATAGGCGTCGTCGACGATCAAGGTCAAGGGATAGACATTACAGGTCCCATTCTCGTTCTAGGTCACGAGATCGTAG GAACCGAGAAAGTTCAAGGTCGTCACGGTCAAGGAGAACAAGATCAAGAGAACGCCGTACCAGATCTCGCGATCGATCTCAATCAAAAGATCGAAGTTCAAGGGACAAGATTGTTCGTGATATTGAGGAAAAAAAGGTTCTGCCAGATTTACCTGAAGAGGGTGAAGTTCAAGATAGGAg AGATGAAAGTCTTGAACAGGGAG
- the LOC136855687 gene encoding putative RNA-binding protein Luc7-like 1 isoform X1, with the protein MSAHDQMRAMLDQLMGTARNDAVGEELGSGNKAFLMEVNVEIIQNIENCDDTRFRVKFTDPRVCKSFLLSCCPHEILSSTRMDLGECYKIHDLALRADYEQASLTKDYFYDIDAMEHLQSFITDCDRRTESAKKRLAETQEELSAEVAAKMNKVHDLAEQIGKKLAKAEALGADGMVEESMKLMEEVEDLRKTKAAAEHEYRNSMPASSYQQQKLRVCEVCSAYLGIHDNDRRLADHFGGKLHLGFIKIREKLEELKKTVESRKEKRREEWEMERSSRYGGEAGEYDFARENERERERYRDNERDRRDRYRDSDREKRRRRSRSRSRSRDRRRRRSRSRDRHYRSHSRSRSRDRRNRESSRSSRSRRTRSRERRTRSRDRSQSKDRSSRDKIVRDIEEKKVLPDLPEEGEVQDRRDESLEQGEIRDDHDGVE; encoded by the exons ATGTCGGCACATGACCAAATGCGCGCCATGTTGGACCAGTTGATGGGAACGGCCAGAAATG ATGCAGTGGGAGAAGAGCTTGGAAGCGGTAACAAAGCATTTCTGATGGAAGTGAATGTTGAAATTATTCAGAACATCGAAAACT GTGACGATACCAGATTCCGGGTGAAGTTCACCGATCCAAGGGTGTGTAAAAGCTTTCTCCTTTCCTGCTGTCCCCATGAAATTCTCTCCTCAACG CGGATGGATTTAGGGGAGTGCTACAAAATTCATGACTTGGCCCTTCGAGCTGACTATGAACAGGCTTCATTGACCAAGGACTACTTCTATGATATTGAC GCTATGGAGCACTTGCAGTCTTTCATCACAGACTGCGACCGCCGTACAGAATCAGCCAAGAAGCGTTTAGCTGAGACCCAAGAGGAGCTTAGTGCTGAGGTGGCAGCCAAAATGAACAAAGTTCATGACTTGGCAGAGCAAATTGGGAAGAAGTTGGCAAAAGCTGAAGCTCTTGGTGCTGATGGAATGGTTGAG gaAAGTATGAAACTTATGGAAGAAGTTGAAGATCTGCGTAAGACAAAAGCTGCAGCTGAACATGAGTATCGTAATTCGATGCCAGCCTCTAGCTATCAGCAGCAAAAATTACGAGTCTGTGAAGTGTGTTCAGCGTATTTAGGCATACATGATAATGACCGAAGGTTAGCAGATCACTTTGGTGGCAAACTTCATCTTGGATTTATAAAGATCAGGGAGAAATTGGAAGAACTCAAA aaaaCTGTCGAAAGCAGGAAAGAGAAGCGCAGAGAGGAGTGGGAGATGGAGCGCAGTTCACGCTATGGTGGAGAGGCTGGTGAATATGATTTCGCCAG AGAGAACGAGAGGGAACGAGAGCGATACCGTGATAATGAAAGAGATCGTAGGGATAGATACAGAGACAGTGATAGAGAGAAGAGGAGACGTAGGTCAAGATCAAGATCACGATCACGAGATAGGCGTCGTCGACGATCAAGGTCAAGGGATAGACATTACAGGTCCCATTCTCGTTCTAGGTCACGAGATCGTAG GAACCGAGAAAGTTCAAGGTCGTCACGGTCAAGGAGAACAAGATCAAGAGAACGCCGTACCAGATCTCGCGATCGATCTCAATCAAAAGATCGAAGTTCAAGGGACAAGATTGTTCGTGATATTGAGGAAAAAAAGGTTCTGCCAGATTTACCTGAAGAGGGTGAAGTTCAAGATAGGAg AGATGAAAGTCTTGAACAGGGAG
- the LOC136855687 gene encoding putative RNA-binding protein Luc7-like 1 isoform X2, with protein MSAHDQMRAMLDQLMGTARNGDDTRFRVKFTDPRVCKSFLLSCCPHEILSSTRMDLGECYKIHDLALRADYEQASLTKDYFYDIDAMEHLQSFITDCDRRTESAKKRLAETQEELSAEVAAKMNKVHDLAEQIGKKLAKAEALGADGMVEESMKLMEEVEDLRKTKAAAEHEYRNSMPASSYQQQKLRVCEVCSAYLGIHDNDRRLADHFGGKLHLGFIKIREKLEELKKTVESRKEKRREEWEMERSSRYGGEAGEYDFARENERERERYRDNERDRRDRYRDSDREKRRRRSRSRSRSRDRRRRRSRSRDRHYRSHSRSRSRDRRNRESSRSSRSRRTRSRERRTRSRDRSQSKDRSSRDKIVRDIEEKKVLPDLPEEGEVQDRRDESLEQGEIRDDHDGVE; from the exons ATGTCGGCACATGACCAAATGCGCGCCATGTTGGACCAGTTGATGGGAACGGCCAGAAATG GTGACGATACCAGATTCCGGGTGAAGTTCACCGATCCAAGGGTGTGTAAAAGCTTTCTCCTTTCCTGCTGTCCCCATGAAATTCTCTCCTCAACG CGGATGGATTTAGGGGAGTGCTACAAAATTCATGACTTGGCCCTTCGAGCTGACTATGAACAGGCTTCATTGACCAAGGACTACTTCTATGATATTGAC GCTATGGAGCACTTGCAGTCTTTCATCACAGACTGCGACCGCCGTACAGAATCAGCCAAGAAGCGTTTAGCTGAGACCCAAGAGGAGCTTAGTGCTGAGGTGGCAGCCAAAATGAACAAAGTTCATGACTTGGCAGAGCAAATTGGGAAGAAGTTGGCAAAAGCTGAAGCTCTTGGTGCTGATGGAATGGTTGAG gaAAGTATGAAACTTATGGAAGAAGTTGAAGATCTGCGTAAGACAAAAGCTGCAGCTGAACATGAGTATCGTAATTCGATGCCAGCCTCTAGCTATCAGCAGCAAAAATTACGAGTCTGTGAAGTGTGTTCAGCGTATTTAGGCATACATGATAATGACCGAAGGTTAGCAGATCACTTTGGTGGCAAACTTCATCTTGGATTTATAAAGATCAGGGAGAAATTGGAAGAACTCAAA aaaaCTGTCGAAAGCAGGAAAGAGAAGCGCAGAGAGGAGTGGGAGATGGAGCGCAGTTCACGCTATGGTGGAGAGGCTGGTGAATATGATTTCGCCAG AGAGAACGAGAGGGAACGAGAGCGATACCGTGATAATGAAAGAGATCGTAGGGATAGATACAGAGACAGTGATAGAGAGAAGAGGAGACGTAGGTCAAGATCAAGATCACGATCACGAGATAGGCGTCGTCGACGATCAAGGTCAAGGGATAGACATTACAGGTCCCATTCTCGTTCTAGGTCACGAGATCGTAG GAACCGAGAAAGTTCAAGGTCGTCACGGTCAAGGAGAACAAGATCAAGAGAACGCCGTACCAGATCTCGCGATCGATCTCAATCAAAAGATCGAAGTTCAAGGGACAAGATTGTTCGTGATATTGAGGAAAAAAAGGTTCTGCCAGATTTACCTGAAGAGGGTGAAGTTCAAGATAGGAg AGATGAAAGTCTTGAACAGGGAG
- the LOC136855687 gene encoding putative RNA-binding protein Luc7-like 1 isoform X3, translating into MSAHDQMRAMLDQLMGTARNDAVGEELGSGNKAFLMEVNVEIIQNIENCDDTRFRVKFTDPRVCKSFLLSCCPHEILSSTRMDLGECYKIHDLALRADYEQASLTKDYFYDIDAMEHLQSFITDCDRRTESAKKRLAETQEELSAEVAAKMNKVHDLAEQIGKKLAKAEALGADGMVEESMKLMEEVEDLRKTKAAAEHEYRNSMPASSYQQQKLRVCEVCSAYLGIHDNDRRLADHFGGKLHLGFIKIREKLEELKKTVESRKEKRREEWEMERSSRYGGEAGEYDFARENERERERYRDNERDRRDRYRDSDREKRRRRSRSRSRSRDRRRRRSRSRDRHYRSHSRSRSRDRRDESLEQGEIRDDHDGVE; encoded by the exons ATGTCGGCACATGACCAAATGCGCGCCATGTTGGACCAGTTGATGGGAACGGCCAGAAATG ATGCAGTGGGAGAAGAGCTTGGAAGCGGTAACAAAGCATTTCTGATGGAAGTGAATGTTGAAATTATTCAGAACATCGAAAACT GTGACGATACCAGATTCCGGGTGAAGTTCACCGATCCAAGGGTGTGTAAAAGCTTTCTCCTTTCCTGCTGTCCCCATGAAATTCTCTCCTCAACG CGGATGGATTTAGGGGAGTGCTACAAAATTCATGACTTGGCCCTTCGAGCTGACTATGAACAGGCTTCATTGACCAAGGACTACTTCTATGATATTGAC GCTATGGAGCACTTGCAGTCTTTCATCACAGACTGCGACCGCCGTACAGAATCAGCCAAGAAGCGTTTAGCTGAGACCCAAGAGGAGCTTAGTGCTGAGGTGGCAGCCAAAATGAACAAAGTTCATGACTTGGCAGAGCAAATTGGGAAGAAGTTGGCAAAAGCTGAAGCTCTTGGTGCTGATGGAATGGTTGAG gaAAGTATGAAACTTATGGAAGAAGTTGAAGATCTGCGTAAGACAAAAGCTGCAGCTGAACATGAGTATCGTAATTCGATGCCAGCCTCTAGCTATCAGCAGCAAAAATTACGAGTCTGTGAAGTGTGTTCAGCGTATTTAGGCATACATGATAATGACCGAAGGTTAGCAGATCACTTTGGTGGCAAACTTCATCTTGGATTTATAAAGATCAGGGAGAAATTGGAAGAACTCAAA aaaaCTGTCGAAAGCAGGAAAGAGAAGCGCAGAGAGGAGTGGGAGATGGAGCGCAGTTCACGCTATGGTGGAGAGGCTGGTGAATATGATTTCGCCAG AGAGAACGAGAGGGAACGAGAGCGATACCGTGATAATGAAAGAGATCGTAGGGATAGATACAGAGACAGTGATAGAGAGAAGAGGAGACGTAGGTCAAGATCAAGATCACGATCACGAGATAGGCGTCGTCGACGATCAAGGTCAAGGGATAGACATTACAGGTCCCATTCTCGTTCTAGGTCACGAGATCGTAG AGATGAAAGTCTTGAACAGGGAG